The nucleotide window cctccaattatagctagaccattgattatgagaacaaaactctcaaataaaatttggtatgaaatgagtttatttaacatgtatgcatcaagccaacaaggttctcccatcacaattggttcagggtcaggaaTTAAATAATTTccatttaaaaatttgatgtgtatacatatgattttattgccCCAACACGCACAAAGATGGATTCCTAAATAAAGTTAGGAGTAAATGTTAGATTTCCTAACATTAGGGGATATATGATTAGCAGCTGAAAATTATGTGTGGGGTGAATTATCTAAATCCTcgttaaaaaaatgtgaacttgaagttcaagagataattcatttgcaaaatattGATAACAATTTGTCAGATGTATTTGCTGACCCAATTTTAATTAAGTTGTAAATGCTCCAATAAATGATCCTTAAAGGACAAATTCTATGATACGGTAAAAGTGTGATAGACCAATTAATTCCAAATGCAAGACTCCTTAAAAAGGAGaggagcaaattatcaaaatgatcATGATAATGAGGCAAGTGCTTTAAAAGAGCATAtgacataatatttcataaaacattGAGAAAGGTTCATGTATctgaaaaatgatgaaaatgaagagatctcgataGTTATGTCATATTGGAATCGATAACAAAATGACCTTTGACGGTATCTTTGATATAATGTGGCGCTCAACATTACATGGTAATAAGGATCTTGAGTTTAAATCTGTCAAATAATATGAACTGATAAATAATTGACAAGTAAAATAcacaattcaaatatattttttatttcacttgaaaagtgatgttttggaCTTACAGTCCATAGATTAAGAATGTCATTAAGGTACAAATGAATTATTATGACTAAAGTATAACTGTAAGATTTAAAGTACAGATTGTTCCTTTGGGCATAAagttttttcacaaaaatcCTGACATTATTGTATAGAGATATATTCTCTtgtggtggatgcaatgaggTTTCTTTCAAACttgcaatagatgaaatacttgaatacGTATACTAAAATTGTTGTCATGTCTATCTGGACAGTGAATGTTCTATGAAAATctttgaaggatttaaaaggttTTAAAGTGATTCCATTAAATAGTACACCAATGATTGTGAGATCTCTTAATATAAAGAAAGATCAATTTCGATCTTATGAAAATAATTTGCACATACTATGTGTTAGTGCAATTGATGCACATATTTTTTCTGTTATTAATATTCatgagataatatttttattaatgtgcAAGGAAGAGATAATTCACTTGGAGATATTTGATTGGTATTAAATTggtataaatttaatatttctaaCCAATACTGTCAAGGTTCTATTGGTTATATAAATGGAAGGTATTACATGAAGTCCTTTCTTCAAACAATCTATTTGCATATGAGGGTACTgtcatattttcaaatttacaaGGCAGTCAGTTGTTGATACATATTCAAGTCTAATCAAGATAGCAACAACTTATAAAATAAGTGGAGATGCATATTTTTCTTTGAGGAGAAGGTTTCAGTAATATACGAAGACAATGTTGCTTGGGTAACTCAAATGAAATAAGAACATAttgaaggaaacaaaataagcatATTTTACCGGAGTTTTTTCCAAGTAcgatcttcaacaaaatttatACAAGATTGATATGTGTTATCTCTGAAATGTTAAGTGATGTTTTCGTCAGGGGGAGTAAATATTGCTACACTCTGTTTTCCTTGGCTAAGGTTTTGTCCGAATAGATTTTCCaagtaaagtttttaatgaggcaacaaCCAACACATATTACTAGAAAtatgtactctttttccttcactagaatTTTTCCCACAGAGATTTTCCTAATAAGATTTTAATGAGGCATATTATcggacatccaagggggagtgttgtaAATATATTATGTGGATGTCTATAACTTCAAGATGTAATTACGCCATAATGTATAGTAACTCCCACTCCTCCATAACCTTCCATGGCTAGTGTCTTCATAAATTTCATGGTTAATGTCATGTTtctgactaaccttttgtatgcatCTATGTaatactataaatagaggcattaGAGTTCATATTGGATAGACTTGAAGATTTGATGAACACTTGAATActtaaaagaataagaaaagttCTCATCTCTTATCTCCCTATTTCTATTGTTCTCATCTgatatatttcttgtcttattttgctttaattTTACAACACATTTCGaatattgtattgatttgtattggatttatttagtaacaaacaacaCTCTCTAAATaattgtaagctaatttatttaaatatatttactagcacaaatataaaaatataaaatcaagaaaaaaaattaaaatgatttgagagatattttatctttatatagACTTATCCCATGATATTAAATcatgtgtattactaatacttCCAAATGGAAGGTATAAGTAATACATCTTATCCATTTTAACTGAATTCATATTCGATCCATCCAAATCTAATCCAAACCACTCATTTGTCACCCACCTCTACTATGCATGGTATTATAAGGATCACAATCCACCCATataaaatatgggtaaatatggatTTGATCAAATATGATTTGGGTAAAATGATTGTAACCCACTTTAATCTCctaaagacaaaaaatattaaatcaaagcTAAGTTTAATACCTCAACCCCTACCATCCCACCCTACCCCTACAACCCCACCCTTGtacccccaccccaaaaaaaaaaaaattgaaatttttttttggaatttttgacaaaaaaaatttggcaTCCCTACTCCCACCCCCACCTGCCCCACCcccaatttttaattttttgccaACCCTACCCTCCAACCCCACCCCTGtacccccaccccaaaaaaaattaaaaagacatttttttaaaaaaaaaatttgaaaaaaaatttggcaacCCNcccccccccccccccccccccccccgcatCCCCCACCCAACCtacccctaatttttttttgtttttcgaaaaaaaattatgtttttcaaaaaacataaaaaattccCCCTCTTCCCCGCCCCTTCTCAACCCCACCCACCCtccattttttttgaaaaataaattaatattttttaaaattaaaaattaatattagaatttttaatttttagcacattttagaattttaagtaGAAGTGAGAAGTGAGTGATCTATTATGGGTCTATATGGATAccatattttatccattttgacTATATTTGTAGGAGCTCTTAAAATAGCTTGAAGCCCATATTTATCCAATTAAAATATGAGTGGTCCAAGTCATTAAATATGGGTTAAATGGactcatttcattaatatgggCTGATATTGCCACCCCCTAATGTAGGATTTATAACTTATCCATACATAGACCCAAattcctaccaaacatagtactaaataatacctGAACTATTTCTTCTAATACACCCTACCAAATGATCAtatactatataagtaaacaaacaCCATAAACGagtatatgatctattaaaatttttattataactgaataaataattattctataataaatattatatcgaAACATATGGTTAATAGCATATATCctaataatatcatatattttagaactccttaattttaaagattataaaaatgattaatGAATAATTTGAGGAAATAAGTGAAAAGATGATTTTGTCTATGGTAGTGTGCAAAATATTCAAAACAACATTTGTTTCATGCTTTTAATATAGTAAGATATAAATTATACATAGGTATTAAACTCTCTTAtttaaaggagaaaaaaaatgatgcaCTGGATAAACCTCAGAATCACAAGATGCATGTTTGACGGATAATTTGTTATGGATTTAGATCCAATTACAGATAGTAAGTTCCTAGCTAATGAAATGCTAAAGCTTTTACACCATAGATAGTttttagaaaatgaagattGCGATGGCGGATGGAAATATGAAGAATTTATGTGATGATATGGTAATTAACATACTTTTGCGAATTCCAGTGAAATCTCTCATACGATTCAAATGCATTTCCAAAATTTTGTACGATCTCATACAATCATCTGTCTTCATTAATCTTCATAGCAACCGCACCATCACAAAAGATGAACTAATTCTTTTGAAACGTTCCATTAAAGTAGCACCAAGAGAATATAATAATGTCTTGTCTTTCCTTTCCAGTCATGATGATAATATTAATGATCTAAAGCCTGTTTATCCAGATCTATATATACCGCGTTTAACTTCCAGGCATGGTCATCGTTGTTATGAAATTGTTGGTCCTTGTAATGGTTTGATTGCTTTAACAGATTTCGATGCTATTGTCCTATTTAATCCTGCCACAAGAAGTTACAGGGCACTTCCACCGAGCCCTTTTAAATGTAAAGTACGTTTTCATCGTTCCATGAATGGTGGTCTTGGATTTGGCTATGACTGGATAGCTAATGACTACAAGTTTGTTAAGATTTCAGAAATTTTCAGGGATCCTCCGCAATGGCATCCGAACGAGGACAGGGAGAAAACAgttgaaatttatgatttaaacaTAGGTTCATGGAGAGTATTCAATTATGATACTGAAGAGTTTCCCGGTGTTCATTGGTTCCCTTGTTTCGAGATACTTTATAAGGGAGCCTATCATTGGTGTGCATATGCTGAAACAAAGATAATTCTTTGTTTCGATATGACTAGTGAAATTTTTCGCGCTATTAAGATGCCACATACTTGTCATTCCTATGATGCAAAACGTTATAGTCTTGTAGTTCTTAATGAGTCCTTAACATTGATTTGTTATGCTGGTAAACAGACAGAGCCTGATCCGATTAGAGATTTGACAGATATTTGGATGATGAAAGAGTATGGTGTATATGAATCTTGGATTAAGAAATACACAATTAAGCCTCTTTATATTGAAGCACCATTACTACTTTTGAAGGATCATTTGTTGCTTCTTCAAAGCACTAGTGGACTTGTTATGTCCGATGATCTCACTTCAGATAAATTGGAGGAAGTCAATTTATTTAGTAGTGCTCATAGTTTTAGAATGATCATTTACAAGGAATGCTTGACTCCAGTTCCAAAAGTGGAAGAGACAGTAGAACACAACTCCATGATATTGGAGAAGGTATATCTCTTCAACTTTAACTTGATGAATTAGCACCTAAGTTTCAACATAGTTGTGTTCTTGAAGATTCTACCacttttttctctcttgtgtCAGGTAACCTGTCTCTATTTTTTCAGTTATCACCTAGATTTATCGTAAATCCCACTTTACCCCCTTAGAGCATGTTTGCATTACTGCTGAAAACGGTTTATTTTAGAAATAGGTTTTTTAAAATAGGTTTTAGAAaagttcttttgaaaaaaatattaatttgtgtttggctaattcaTTTAAAAGGTGTTTTCCATAATCAAATTGCGTCACCAAATTGCCTTTGACTGGtctatattaaaaattgtttttgagagttaaaaaatttaagtttgtttttaaaaagtattttcaatttcaacaattattttctactatatagtaaaaataaaagatttttaattcataaagcaaacactaaaaaatattttcgaaaaatattttctactcactaactaaacataagaaaataagtcaaaaatccaCTTGTTTTCCAGAAAAACATTTGCCagagaaaacattttcctccaTATCAAACACACCCTTGATGTGGAATGACACTAGTTGAGCTTCGTTTTTCTACCTTCAATcgaaaagtcattttttcttatatttaggaaaaaaattcctagaaaaaatattttaccaataaaacataaaaaagttgaaaagtattttctgaaaaatattttcctcttaCTAAAATCAAAACCTTTTATATACAATTCCTCTTATTTTGTGTAAATTATTGTCGTACTGTTTCCAGTATCTATCTGCTATTTTTTTATCTATCAAGACACAATATGAAAAAGGTAGTTAAACTGCCGCAAGGAAGCAAACCTTTCCTTGGATAATTGTGCAATGCTATgtcttgtttattttatttttttacttttgtctAAATGGTATATCTTCTTAATGATATTGCTTCTTATTTGCATAGTTTACgtgcataatatataaatttgctCTTTAAAATTAGCTTCAATggttatatatattctttttaactttgagtgtgcataagtagacacttaaagttgtataaaattatttaagtagacacacatgtcctatATGACGTCTTATGTGGCAATTCACATCCTATATGGCGTCCtacttgttaaatttttatacaagtttaaatgtttACTTGCGCACACTCAAAATTGAAGGATATACATGTCAATTAAAGTCAAGTTAAAGGGTACATCTATGCATTATGTCTAATATAAATGATTCTACTTACACATTTTTGTATGTCTTATGATTCCAGTGGAGAAAATCAGAAGATTGATTTGGTGATCAAGGAATGCAAATGCCACACAGAAGTATTTTAGAAAAAACAACCAAGTCGATTGTTTGCATAATGGAAATTATTAAACATGTTTAATTGgatcatatttttctttaagcAGATTTtgacatttctttttttttctccttttctttttttggtttattgTGTAAGGACAaccaattgaaaaaaataaaatataagtagtTCTGACTAGGGCGGACACacttaaagtaaaaaaattccTTTGATCTTTGATTGGCTTCTTCTCTAAGGTAACACATGGAATTCTTTCAATTATATTGTTGTAGGATTGTGATTTAGATCTTGATTGACGTATAACAAGATGTATAAACAAGCAAAACAATGGGTATATACGAAATCAATGCGAGTTGCTCTTTACCTATGCTGCAAAGTCGCCAtcgattttgattttttccaCCAAATGTTCTGTCTGGACACTGGTCAGCCACCTCAGGTGACTAGCTAGAATAACATTTATGAATTTCCACCTCTCCTACAACAAAAAAAAGCCCTTAAGTTCTAACTCTCATGTTGTAAAACCTAATTTACCTACCATTCCTATTTGATTTGCCTAACGAAACTACtgataaagaaataattattgatcAATATGTGAATATTGTTGTAACACCTCGATCTTAGAAGGAGCTACTtctagaaagaactaaattggaaagtGCCAATTTGAGATTTGTCCAAGTTATGTTGAAGTTGTGAGTtgtgggtcaacttcaaatgaccataacttttagtacaagatgagttaggtggaccataagatatcaaataaaaggtcattgatcctctttccaacgccaccgagtttgctaaattccaagttcggatgagggagatatgcccgtttaaGTTCAAcctgtccaattaaggaaatttacacaaattaatgaggggtattttggtcttttccttaccccatcagCTTTAAACGTTTTAGTAATACTTTAGAGGTTTAAACTGATTTGGGTTAGTTTTCACAATTATaaaatacgcttagggttttagagaaaagttcaagaggagaaagaaaGGAAACGATTCAAGCGCTCAAGGGTTTCTTGCAATCTTCGAGGGGTCAAGACGGCGATGGATAGGATACTTGGCGCATCGCCAACCTAGTCGGCGATGCTCGACTAATACCGTTGATCGGTCCAAAAGCTGAAACTCTAGAAAAGTATAAATGcgatttttaaaagattttttaggaGTTCTTCCAGAGTTCTTCCAGTTTCAAAAGTTGAGATACATTCTAActgtaacacccctcaaaatgaattaggatG belongs to Solanum stenotomum isolate F172 chromosome 1, ASM1918654v1, whole genome shotgun sequence and includes:
- the LOC125873476 gene encoding F-box protein CPR1-like, whose protein sequence is MADGNMKNLCDDMVINILLRIPVKSLIRFKCISKILYDLIQSSVFINLHSNRTITKDELILLKRSIKVAPREYNNVLSFLSSHDDNINDLKPVYPDLYIPRLTSRHGHRCYEIVGPCNGLIALTDFDAIVLFNPATRSYRALPPSPFKCKVRFHRSMNGGLGFGYDWIANDYKFVKISEIFRDPPQWHPNEDREKTVEIYDLNIGSWRVFNYDTEEFPGVHWFPCFEILYKGAYHWCAYAETKIILCFDMTSEIFRAIKMPHTCHSYDAKRYSLVVLNESLTLICYAGKQTEPDPIRDLTDIWMMKEYGVYESWIKKYTIKPLYIEAPLLLLKDHLLLLQSTSGLVMSDDLTSDKLEEVNLFSSAHSFRMIIYKECLTPVPKVEETVEHNSMILEKVYLFNFNLMN